One genomic region from Haloarcula taiwanensis encodes:
- a CDS encoding nucleic acid-binding protein, translated as MTLEAGMCSNGHVSYPTHPLCPECGEPQEETFDLSDRTGEVVTWTHSTATPPGVREPNTLAIVEFDITDVDGASDEFVRALGQVTTDEVETGDTVEPVYVEELRDPDAGIKVPESQDWDGYRWDPV; from the coding sequence ATGACGCTGGAAGCAGGCATGTGCTCGAACGGCCACGTCTCGTACCCCACCCATCCGCTGTGTCCGGAGTGTGGCGAACCCCAGGAAGAGACCTTCGACCTCTCGGACCGGACCGGCGAGGTCGTCACCTGGACCCACTCGACGGCGACGCCGCCGGGCGTCCGCGAGCCCAACACGCTCGCTATCGTCGAGTTCGACATCACGGACGTCGACGGCGCGAGCGACGAGTTCGTCCGCGCGCTCGGACAGGTGACCACGGACGAAGTCGAGACCGGCGACACGGTCGAACCCGTCTACGTCGAGGAACTCCGCGACCCCGACGCAGGCATCAAGGTGCCAGAGAGCCAGGACTGGGACGGCTACCGCTGGGACCCCGTCTGA
- a CDS encoding methylmalonyl-CoA carboxyltransferase, whose protein sequence is MSQQEEPEDETGAPDDAVEELRQKRAEAELGGGEARIESQHEKGKMTARERINFLVDDGTFNEVDPFVEHRSTNFGMEEKRFAGDAVVTGYGEVDGRKVFLFAHDFTVLGGSVGEVVADKICKVMDRAIENGVPVIGLNDSGGARIQEGVDSLVGFAKIFERNTKASGLIPQISAIMGPCAGGATYSPALTDFTFMVQDTSHMFITGPDVIETVTGEQVSKEELGGAGSHSTKSGVAHFSYPSEEEALENIRRLLSYLPANNMEDPPRVKPWDDPEREIPGVTDIVPSAPRKPYDMTKVIDAIVDEDSFFEVHGNWARNVVVGFSRMDGQSVGVVANQPRVSAGTLDIDAAEKAARFVRFCDSFNIPILTLVDVPGFMPGTDQEHNGIIRRGAKLIYAYAEATVPLLSVVVRKAYGGAYIVMSSKFLGSDVNYAWPGSEMAVLGPRGAVNILYRNEIAEADDPDAKRQELMDEFRDEFANPYGPAKRGYLDDVIEPKETRKRLIQDLDLLQRKREDTPPKDHGNIPL, encoded by the coding sequence ATGAGTCAACAGGAAGAACCAGAAGACGAGACTGGGGCACCTGACGACGCGGTCGAAGAGTTGCGACAGAAACGGGCCGAAGCTGAACTCGGAGGCGGTGAAGCTCGTATCGAATCCCAGCACGAGAAGGGCAAGATGACCGCCCGCGAGCGCATCAACTTTCTCGTCGACGATGGGACGTTCAACGAGGTCGACCCGTTCGTCGAGCACCGGTCGACGAACTTCGGTATGGAAGAGAAACGGTTCGCCGGTGATGCGGTTGTTACCGGTTACGGTGAAGTCGACGGTCGGAAGGTGTTCCTGTTCGCACACGATTTCACCGTACTGGGTGGGTCCGTTGGCGAAGTCGTCGCCGACAAAATCTGTAAAGTGATGGACCGGGCCATCGAGAACGGTGTCCCGGTCATCGGACTCAACGACTCCGGCGGCGCGCGCATTCAGGAAGGCGTCGACTCACTGGTGGGCTTTGCCAAGATATTCGAGCGCAACACCAAGGCGAGTGGTCTCATCCCCCAGATATCCGCGATCATGGGGCCATGTGCCGGCGGAGCCACCTACAGCCCGGCGCTGACTGACTTCACCTTCATGGTGCAAGACACCAGCCACATGTTCATCACCGGGCCGGACGTCATCGAGACGGTGACCGGCGAACAGGTGTCGAAAGAGGAACTCGGCGGTGCGGGCTCTCACTCCACCAAATCCGGTGTCGCTCACTTCTCGTACCCATCGGAGGAGGAAGCGCTGGAAAACATCCGCCGACTCCTGTCGTACCTCCCGGCGAACAACATGGAGGACCCGCCGCGAGTCAAGCCGTGGGACGACCCTGAGCGAGAGATTCCCGGCGTGACCGATATCGTCCCCTCGGCCCCACGCAAGCCTTACGACATGACGAAGGTCATCGACGCCATCGTTGACGAAGACTCCTTCTTCGAGGTCCACGGCAACTGGGCACGCAACGTCGTGGTGGGGTTCTCGCGGATGGACGGCCAGTCGGTCGGCGTCGTCGCCAATCAGCCACGCGTGAGCGCGGGGACGCTTGACATTGACGCGGCAGAGAAAGCGGCTCGGTTCGTCCGCTTCTGTGACTCGTTCAACATCCCCATCCTCACGCTCGTCGACGTGCCCGGGTTCATGCCCGGCACGGACCAGGAGCACAACGGCATCATCCGGCGGGGCGCGAAACTCATCTACGCCTACGCCGAGGCAACGGTCCCGCTGCTGTCGGTCGTCGTACGGAAGGCCTACGGCGGCGCGTACATCGTCATGTCTTCGAAGTTCCTGGGCAGCGACGTGAACTACGCCTGGCCCGGCTCGGAGATGGCCGTGCTCGGGCCGCGGGGTGCCGTCAACATCCTCTACCGAAACGAGATCGCGGAGGCCGACGACCCGGACGCCAAGCGGCAGGAACTGATGGACGAGTTCCGCGACGAGTTCGCCAATCCGTACGGGCCGGCGAAGCGGGGCTATCTCGACGACGTCATCGAACCGAAGGAGACGCGCAAGCGCCTCATTCAGGACCTCGACCTCCTGCAGCGCAAGCGCGAGGATACACCGCCGAAAGACCACGGCAACATCCCACTGTAA
- a CDS encoding 2',3'-cyclic-nucleotide 2'-phosphodiesterase produces MTYQATRRDVLGTGAAVLGSLAVGSTTASAALQTDGTTVTFLHDTHVHGRFANAGADGLNVSRYFGLMNDIAEDTDATLRVGNGDDLASSVLSAVFDGRHVVSTFNAGGLDFDTYGNHDFDMGPEVLRERVGDSLFTWVSANVREGGAVFAADQGAQQYVLTDVGGVTLGITGLITPEAPEITSIGENTEVLDPAAALQEVTEQIQSDGADATIVLSHLASETARTVAEEVDGVDAIIGDHAATVLEEPAVVNDTVLSFVGDEYEYLGELALGIGDDGVTDHEFALHDVGASSAGTDPFVSLVQDHYETQLERQLDVVIGQTTQPLDTRQSVVRARESNMGNFVADTIRADVEADTALMNGGGIRTDTLYFEDASEDNPADITRRVVVDILPFPNNVVELEITGETLLAALENGVSRIEEGAGRFPQVSGITYTYDPTAESGDRIIEATAGGEPVDPAATYTLATNDFVSGGGDGYSMLSDTTVLVSSNEGALLSDLVINTIEEAGTISPTTEGRITRQGEEN; encoded by the coding sequence ATGACATATCAGGCGACACGTCGTGACGTACTCGGGACGGGCGCGGCCGTCCTGGGCAGCCTCGCAGTCGGCTCGACGACCGCAAGCGCCGCGTTACAGACCGACGGGACCACCGTCACGTTCCTGCACGACACCCACGTCCACGGCCGGTTCGCCAACGCCGGCGCGGACGGCCTCAACGTCTCCCGGTACTTCGGGCTGATGAACGACATCGCCGAGGACACGGACGCCACGCTCCGGGTGGGCAACGGCGACGACCTGGCGTCGTCGGTCCTGTCGGCGGTGTTCGACGGGCGACACGTCGTCTCGACGTTCAACGCCGGCGGCCTGGACTTCGACACCTACGGCAACCACGACTTCGACATGGGACCCGAGGTCCTCCGCGAGCGGGTGGGAGACAGCCTCTTCACCTGGGTCAGCGCGAACGTCCGCGAGGGCGGGGCCGTCTTCGCTGCCGACCAGGGCGCACAGCAGTACGTCCTCACAGATGTCGGCGGCGTTACGCTGGGTATCACCGGCCTGATTACGCCGGAAGCCCCCGAAATCACCTCTATCGGGGAGAACACGGAGGTCCTGGACCCGGCCGCCGCACTGCAGGAAGTGACAGAGCAGATACAGTCCGACGGTGCCGACGCGACCATCGTGCTCTCCCATCTCGCGAGCGAAACCGCACGGACCGTCGCCGAGGAGGTCGACGGCGTCGACGCCATCATCGGGGACCACGCCGCGACGGTGCTGGAAGAACCGGCGGTGGTCAACGACACCGTCCTCTCCTTCGTCGGCGACGAGTACGAGTACCTCGGCGAGTTGGCGCTGGGTATCGGCGACGACGGCGTCACGGACCACGAGTTCGCGCTGCACGACGTCGGGGCGTCCTCGGCCGGCACGGACCCCTTCGTCAGCCTCGTCCAGGACCACTACGAGACGCAACTGGAGCGGCAACTGGACGTAGTCATCGGGCAGACTACCCAGCCGCTGGACACCCGCCAGTCGGTCGTCCGGGCGCGGGAGTCGAACATGGGGAACTTCGTCGCCGACACCATCCGGGCCGATGTCGAGGCCGACACCGCGCTGATGAACGGCGGCGGCATCCGGACGGACACGCTGTACTTCGAGGACGCGAGCGAGGACAACCCCGCGGACATCACGCGGCGCGTGGTCGTCGACATACTCCCGTTCCCGAACAACGTGGTCGAACTGGAAATCACGGGCGAGACGCTGCTCGCGGCGCTGGAAAACGGTGTCAGCCGCATCGAAGAAGGAGCCGGCCGGTTCCCGCAGGTCAGTGGTATCACCTACACCTACGACCCCACCGCGGAGAGTGGCGACCGTATCATCGAAGCCACGGCGGGCGGCGAGCCGGTCGACCCGGCGGCGACGTACACGCTGGCGACCAACGACTTCGTCTCCGGCGGCGGCGACGGCTACAGCATGCTCAGTGACACCACCGTCCTCGTCTCCTCGAACGAGGGGGCGCTCCTCTCTGACCTCGTCATCAACACTATCGAAGAAGCGGGAACGATTTCGCCGACGACGGAGGGGCGTATCACCAGACAGGGCGAGGAGAACTAA
- a CDS encoding Fe3+-hydroxamate ABC transporter substrate-binding protein: MDRREYIVAAGAGLAGAVAGCSGQSETGSDSEGTTDNPTGSGTSAAESTAAAEPTDSGYSVSMEPVGEVSFESVPEGWVANNGSWADMGIALGLDAPEGVWLPSRYHTQYYDEIPGVSVDGSSLRKLWGDSGVGKEQFYEIDADIHVMDPNFLQSRGSWERSDIEEIESQIAPFFGNSIFSTGYTWHDYTYYTLYEAFEKLSRAFQRTDRFEAFQSLHEEFRTGLGDIVPDSNSDRPEVAIMWAGGNEPTSFSPYLIEDGTSFKQWRDLRVRDAFAKTDVRDFHADRSTVDFETLLDIDPEYMLLRGHETKTRAEFEDTVVSYLESDETGSELTAVQNGNVFRGGPLYQGPITNLVVTERAASQVYDVDRELFDRQRVADIVAGDL, encoded by the coding sequence ATGGACCGACGAGAGTACATCGTTGCGGCCGGTGCCGGGCTGGCAGGTGCCGTCGCCGGCTGTTCAGGGCAGTCGGAGACCGGGAGCGATAGTGAGGGGACGACTGACAATCCAACGGGGTCCGGTACGTCGGCCGCGGAGTCGACTGCGGCCGCAGAACCGACGGATTCGGGCTACTCCGTCTCGATGGAGCCAGTCGGCGAGGTTTCCTTCGAGTCAGTGCCGGAGGGCTGGGTCGCAAACAACGGAAGTTGGGCCGACATGGGAATCGCGCTCGGCCTCGATGCACCGGAGGGCGTCTGGCTCCCCTCACGGTACCACACCCAGTATTACGACGAGATACCGGGCGTCAGCGTCGACGGGAGCTCGCTCAGGAAGCTGTGGGGCGACAGCGGTGTCGGCAAGGAGCAGTTCTACGAAATAGACGCTGATATCCACGTCATGGACCCGAACTTCCTGCAGAGCCGCGGGTCCTGGGAGCGGTCGGACATCGAGGAAATCGAGTCCCAGATCGCGCCATTCTTCGGGAACAGTATCTTCTCGACGGGCTACACGTGGCACGATTACACCTACTACACGCTGTACGAAGCCTTCGAGAAACTCTCCCGGGCGTTCCAGCGAACGGACCGGTTCGAGGCGTTCCAGTCCCTCCACGAGGAGTTCCGGACGGGTCTGGGTGACATCGTTCCGGACTCGAACTCCGACCGGCCGGAAGTGGCCATCATGTGGGCCGGGGGCAACGAGCCGACGAGCTTCTCGCCGTACCTCATCGAGGACGGGACCAGTTTCAAACAGTGGCGGGACCTGCGCGTTCGCGACGCGTTCGCAAAAACTGATGTCAGGGACTTCCACGCAGACCGGAGCACGGTCGACTTCGAGACGCTACTTGACATCGACCCCGAGTACATGCTCCTGCGCGGACACGAGACCAAGACACGCGCGGAGTTCGAGGACACAGTCGTCAGCTACCTCGAATCGGATGAGACTGGAAGCGAACTGACGGCAGTACAGAACGGGAACGTGTTCCGCGGTGGGCCGCTGTACCAGGGGCCGATAACGAATCTGGTCGTCACCGAGCGGGCAGCATCGCAGGTGTACGACGTGGACCGGGAGCTATTCGACCGCCAGCGCGTCGCCGACATCGTCGCCGGAGACCTGTAA
- a CDS encoding iron ABC transporter substrate-binding protein, producing the protein MTGRNATQSRRRFLALSGTTATAAIAGCSGILSGGDGGDGGSDGGTGAGTGQLSLSDFRGSGPLVAQRDAPGGTSIEELPDLSGELTLYLGGGEGGLYLDLIELFEQLYPDFSANHRLEASSDLANTIIEENEAGASPADVFMSIDAGSLGAVANAGATASLPEEALSTVPDAYQDSEGRWVGIAGRARAIPYNTNQISESDIPSTVQEFPETAALENSMGWAPSYGAFQSFVTAMRLIRGDDETMSWLQAMQDHGISTYADEFRVSNACADGELTAGFANHYYTLRVQSARESSPIGLAFTEGDAGALVNVSGLEIIDGTDNADLAANFVRHVLSAEAQEFFATRTFAYPMIPGVAPVGDLPRIDDLNPPDINLSELADVAGTVDLLRDAGVL; encoded by the coding sequence ATGACGGGACGTAACGCAACGCAGTCACGACGACGCTTCCTCGCCCTCAGTGGCACCACCGCGACAGCGGCGATTGCCGGCTGTTCCGGTATTCTGAGTGGGGGCGACGGCGGCGATGGTGGAAGCGACGGTGGGACCGGTGCTGGGACCGGTCAGCTTTCCCTCTCGGACTTCCGTGGCTCCGGCCCGCTGGTGGCACAGCGGGACGCTCCCGGCGGGACCTCAATCGAGGAGCTGCCGGACCTCAGCGGCGAACTGACGCTGTACCTCGGTGGTGGCGAGGGCGGCCTCTACCTCGACCTCATCGAACTGTTCGAACAGCTGTATCCTGATTTCTCTGCTAACCACCGGCTCGAAGCATCCAGTGACCTCGCAAACACCATCATCGAGGAGAACGAGGCGGGCGCAAGTCCAGCAGACGTGTTCATGTCGATCGACGCTGGCTCACTCGGTGCCGTGGCAAACGCTGGCGCGACCGCGAGCCTCCCCGAAGAGGCGCTGTCGACGGTTCCGGACGCGTACCAGGACAGCGAGGGCCGCTGGGTGGGCATCGCCGGCCGCGCCCGAGCGATTCCGTACAACACGAACCAGATCTCCGAATCCGACATCCCGTCGACGGTTCAGGAGTTCCCGGAGACCGCTGCGCTCGAAAACAGCATGGGCTGGGCCCCGAGCTACGGCGCGTTCCAGTCGTTCGTCACCGCGATGCGACTCATCCGCGGCGACGACGAGACGATGTCGTGGCTCCAGGCGATGCAGGACCACGGCATTAGTACCTACGCCGACGAGTTCCGCGTCTCAAACGCCTGCGCCGACGGGGAACTGACCGCCGGCTTCGCTAACCACTACTACACGCTTCGAGTTCAGTCTGCCCGCGAAAGCTCGCCCATCGGCCTCGCGTTCACCGAAGGTGATGCCGGGGCACTCGTCAACGTCTCGGGCCTCGAAATCATCGACGGAACCGACAACGCAGACCTGGCAGCGAACTTCGTCCGGCACGTCCTCTCGGCGGAGGCACAGGAGTTCTTCGCCACCCGGACGTTCGCGTATCCGATGATTCCGGGCGTCGCACCGGTCGGTGACCTGCCGCGTATCGACGACCTGAACCCGCCGGATATCAACCTGAGCGAACTGGCTGACGTGGCCGGAACCGTTGACTTACTTCGAGACGCTGGCGTCCTCTAA
- a CDS encoding iron ABC transporter permease, translated as MGTKDRYERLREQATTSERDSSPHTLLAVVSLAISLLLLAPLVWVFLRAGEIEFGRAVELLTSDTTVSVTLNTLALVTGVTVASILIGVPLAILTAQTDLPFKRFWTITSALPLVVPSYIGAFAFVSAFGPRGVLADLLSPLGIEQIPTIYGLHGAILVLTLFTYPYVFLTTRASLLSFDGTVVEAARTLNHTRWEAFRRVTLPQIAPGIAAGALLVALYTLSDFGTPAIMQYDVFTRMIYNEFGARRLDYASVLSMLLLVMALGILAVESRLSAGRDGAYVSSGSRRPGLIRLGYWKAPALLFCGAIASLCLVLPVGILLQWLLRSGTGYSGGGFTFDAAYAWNSVGLAAAAAAICVVAALPIAYLSARGSSGFSSLPERATYVGYAVPGVVLGLALVYLGLRYVPFLYQSVILLVFAYVIRFLPQAVGTTESSILQVDPSYIEAARSLGYHPLSAFRKVVLPLVAPGIAAGAALVFLTTMKELPATLMLRPTGFETFVTYIWLVQGAGYYGQAAVPALVLVGLSGLSMLVILRREDTS; from the coding sequence ATGGGCACAAAAGACCGCTACGAGCGGCTTCGGGAGCAAGCGACCACGTCGGAGCGAGACTCGTCTCCGCACACGCTGCTCGCAGTGGTCTCGCTGGCAATCTCGCTGCTGTTACTTGCACCGCTGGTATGGGTGTTTCTCCGGGCGGGTGAAATCGAGTTCGGGCGTGCGGTGGAACTACTCACGAGCGACACGACTGTCTCGGTGACGCTGAACACGCTAGCGCTTGTGACTGGTGTCACCGTCGCGTCGATTCTCATCGGCGTCCCGCTGGCGATTCTCACCGCCCAGACGGACCTGCCGTTCAAGCGGTTCTGGACGATTACGTCCGCGCTGCCGCTGGTCGTCCCGAGCTATATCGGGGCCTTCGCGTTCGTTTCGGCGTTTGGCCCTCGCGGCGTCCTCGCGGACCTGCTTTCGCCGCTCGGCATCGAGCAGATACCGACGATATACGGCCTGCACGGCGCGATACTTGTGCTGACACTGTTTACGTACCCGTACGTGTTCCTGACCACGCGCGCGTCGCTGCTGTCGTTCGACGGGACTGTGGTCGAGGCCGCCCGGACACTGAATCACACGCGCTGGGAGGCGTTCCGCCGTGTCACGTTGCCACAGATCGCGCCGGGCATCGCGGCCGGTGCCCTGCTGGTGGCGCTGTACACGCTTTCGGACTTCGGAACACCAGCGATTATGCAGTACGACGTGTTCACGCGGATGATATACAACGAATTCGGTGCTCGCCGGCTGGACTACGCCTCCGTGCTCTCGATGCTATTGCTTGTGATGGCGCTTGGTATCCTCGCCGTCGAGTCCCGCCTCAGCGCGGGGCGAGACGGAGCCTACGTCAGCAGCGGCTCGCGCCGGCCCGGTCTCATCAGGCTCGGCTACTGGAAAGCCCCGGCACTGCTGTTTTGCGGCGCTATCGCGTCGCTGTGTCTGGTGCTTCCGGTCGGCATCTTGCTCCAGTGGCTCCTCCGTTCCGGCACGGGCTACAGCGGTGGCGGTTTCACCTTCGATGCGGCCTACGCCTGGAACTCGGTCGGCCTCGCCGCAGCCGCGGCGGCCATCTGTGTCGTGGCAGCGCTCCCGATAGCGTATCTCTCCGCGCGCGGTAGTTCGGGCTTCTCGTCACTCCCCGAGCGGGCCACGTACGTCGGCTACGCCGTCCCCGGGGTCGTGCTCGGCCTGGCGCTCGTGTATCTCGGGCTCCGGTACGTCCCGTTCCTGTACCAGAGTGTCATCCTGCTGGTGTTTGCCTACGTGATTCGGTTCCTCCCGCAGGCCGTCGGGACGACCGAATCCTCGATTCTGCAGGTCGATCCGAGCTACATCGAAGCGGCGCGGTCCCTGGGCTACCACCCACTCTCGGCGTTTCGGAAAGTCGTCTTACCACTCGTTGCCCCGGGAATCGCCGCCGGGGCCGCGCTAGTGTTCCTGACGACCATGAAGGAATTGCCGGCAACGCTGATGTTACGCCCGACGGGCTTCGAAACCTTCGTCACGTACATCTGGCTCGTCCAGGGTGCCGGCTACTACGGACAGGCGGCGGTCCCGGCTCTCGTGCTCGTCGGCCTCTCCGGACTCTCGATGCTGGTCATTCTTCGACGGGAGGACACAAGCTAA
- a CDS encoding alpha-1 4-glucan-protein synthase, with amino-acid sequence MTADICVMVPTIRNHECMRSYFQNARDHGFDLDRLFVVLITEDFCDTDAMEQMLDEEGVDGAVYDGTAREAWFEAHGASGYSHLIPEASHAQTSFGLLYMWANDYEYGVFIDDDTLPHDDADFFGTHMENLAYEGEIETVSSDEQWVNVLYQNEDEHGLYPRGYPYAAMDETVSTEQSRVDDVVASQGLWTNVPDLDAVRILMDGDLQGQAQTRTTGADFDDDFVAAEGQYLTVCSMNLAFRREVIPAFYQLPMDDNEWDVGRFDDIWSGVFLKRACDVLGKQIYNGDPLCEHNKAPRSTFSDLTNEVHGLELNEHVWEIVDDAGADADSYAEVFEDIAVAMADGDFSDWENGAFLNYCGEFMLDWLACLDELDDAAAEQVPATADD; translated from the coding sequence ATGACAGCCGACATCTGCGTAATGGTGCCGACGATTCGAAACCACGAGTGCATGCGGTCGTACTTCCAGAACGCCCGGGACCACGGGTTCGATCTGGACCGACTGTTCGTCGTACTCATCACCGAGGACTTCTGTGACACCGACGCGATGGAACAGATGCTCGACGAAGAGGGCGTTGACGGAGCCGTCTACGACGGAACCGCCCGCGAGGCGTGGTTTGAGGCCCACGGCGCGAGCGGATACTCGCATCTTATCCCCGAAGCAAGCCACGCACAGACCTCGTTTGGCCTCCTGTACATGTGGGCCAACGACTACGAGTACGGTGTGTTCATCGACGACGACACGCTACCACACGATGACGCGGACTTCTTCGGGACGCACATGGAGAATCTCGCCTACGAGGGCGAGATTGAGACGGTCAGTTCCGACGAACAGTGGGTCAACGTCCTCTACCAGAACGAGGACGAACACGGCCTCTACCCGCGTGGCTACCCCTACGCCGCAATGGACGAGACGGTGTCGACTGAGCAGAGCCGCGTCGATGACGTGGTCGCCTCGCAGGGCCTCTGGACGAACGTGCCCGACCTCGACGCTGTTCGCATTCTGATGGACGGCGACCTGCAGGGTCAGGCCCAGACCCGTACGACCGGGGCAGACTTCGACGATGACTTCGTCGCCGCAGAGGGACAGTACCTCACCGTCTGCTCGATGAACCTTGCGTTCCGTCGCGAGGTCATCCCGGCGTTCTACCAGCTCCCGATGGACGACAACGAGTGGGACGTGGGCCGCTTTGACGACATCTGGTCCGGCGTCTTCCTCAAGCGGGCCTGTGACGTGCTCGGTAAGCAGATCTACAACGGCGACCCGCTGTGTGAACACAACAAAGCGCCCCGCTCTACGTTCTCGGACCTCACCAACGAGGTCCACGGGCTCGAACTCAACGAACACGTCTGGGAGATCGTCGACGACGCCGGCGCGGACGCGGACTCCTACGCCGAAGTGTTCGAGGACATCGCCGTGGCGATGGCCGACGGCGATTTCAGCGACTGGGAAAACGGTGCCTTCCTTAACTACTGCGGCGAATTCATGCTCGACTGGCTGGCATGCCTCGACGAACTAGACGACGCCGCGGCGGAACAGGTCCCCGCAACCGCCGACGACTAG
- a CDS encoding beta-ketoacyl-ACP reductase, translating into MNLDNQTCVVTGSSRGIGRGIAKDLGAHGANVVVNYRSSDAEARAVVEDIREGGGTAIAAQADVAKLDEVRAMREKVADEFGSADVLVNNAGITIDKKFENMSRDDWETVIDVNLGGVFNGTKAFYDDIRDAEHGRLINISSVVGQQGNIGQANYATTKSGLFGFTRTLALELAHTGSTANCVAPGFVKTDMLEEVPERVQEKILREIPLDRFARVEDIAGIVRFVASEESSYMTGQVLGVNGGMEW; encoded by the coding sequence ATGAACCTGGACAATCAAACCTGTGTCGTCACTGGGTCCTCACGTGGTATCGGCCGCGGAATCGCCAAAGATCTCGGTGCTCACGGGGCTAACGTCGTCGTTAATTATCGGTCCTCGGACGCGGAAGCCCGCGCCGTCGTCGAGGACATCCGGGAAGGGGGCGGCACCGCTATCGCGGCCCAGGCCGACGTGGCGAAACTCGATGAGGTCCGGGCAATGCGTGAGAAGGTGGCCGACGAGTTCGGGTCCGCAGACGTGCTCGTCAACAACGCTGGAATCACTATCGACAAAAAGTTCGAAAACATGAGCCGCGACGACTGGGAGACGGTAATCGATGTCAACCTTGGCGGCGTGTTCAACGGGACGAAAGCCTTCTACGACGACATTCGCGACGCCGAGCACGGCCGACTGATAAATATCTCTAGCGTCGTCGGTCAGCAAGGGAACATCGGGCAGGCTAACTACGCGACGACGAAATCGGGGCTGTTTGGCTTTACACGGACGCTCGCACTTGAGTTAGCACACACGGGGTCAACCGCGAACTGCGTTGCGCCGGGCTTCGTCAAGACCGATATGCTGGAGGAGGTGCCCGAACGCGTTCAGGAAAAGATTCTGCGGGAGATTCCGCTCGACCGGTTCGCGCGCGTTGAAGACATCGCTGGCATCGTGCGGTTCGTTGCCAGCGAGGAATCGAGCTACATGACAGGACAGGTACTTGGTGTCAACGGCGGGATGGAGTGGTAG
- a CDS encoding 3-ketoacyl-CoA thiolase, giving the protein MGVAVIGASMTKFGQRDAWIRELLSQAGEECLTDAGVAPDDVEHLYVSNMSSGEFEGQTGIMNLLAHDLGVLPAYSERVDQTSSSGGAGIYEAWQSVASGASEMTLLVGAEKMTHKTTGQATDIIASITHPDEYKHGVTLPSFAGMTARHYLERFDAPRESLARVAVKNHRNGVDNPKAQFQKEITMEKALESPIIADPLRLYDFCPITDGSAALMFTTEERAKEITDEYAVVSGIGGATDTHVVHERDDPTVMGGVVESSEQAYEMAGLGPDDLDVAELHDMFTILEFLQLEGIGVADQGTAWELAMDGATAKDGDLPINTSGGLKSKGHPLGASGVAQGVEIYEQLVGEAGPRQVEADTALACNVGGFGNCVITTIMEAAE; this is encoded by the coding sequence ATGGGAGTCGCAGTAATCGGCGCGTCAATGACGAAGTTCGGGCAACGCGACGCCTGGATCCGTGAGTTACTCTCGCAGGCGGGCGAGGAGTGTCTCACGGACGCCGGCGTCGCGCCCGACGACGTAGAGCACCTGTACGTCTCGAACATGTCGAGCGGCGAGTTCGAGGGCCAGACGGGCATCATGAACCTGCTGGCCCACGATCTGGGGGTGCTTCCGGCTTACAGCGAGCGAGTCGACCAGACCTCGTCTTCTGGCGGGGCCGGTATCTACGAGGCCTGGCAGTCAGTCGCCAGCGGGGCCAGCGAGATGACGCTGCTGGTCGGCGCGGAGAAGATGACCCACAAGACCACGGGCCAGGCGACCGACATCATCGCCTCGATTACCCACCCCGACGAGTACAAACACGGCGTCACGCTCCCCTCCTTTGCCGGGATGACTGCTCGGCACTACCTGGAGCGGTTCGACGCCCCGCGGGAGTCGCTCGCCCGGGTCGCGGTCAAGAACCACAGAAACGGTGTGGACAACCCCAAGGCGCAGTTCCAGAAGGAAATCACGATGGAGAAAGCGCTTGAGTCGCCGATCATCGCTGACCCACTGCGGCTGTATGACTTCTGTCCGATCACGGACGGCAGCGCCGCGCTCATGTTCACGACAGAGGAACGGGCCAAAGAGATTACCGACGAGTACGCTGTCGTCTCCGGCATCGGCGGGGCGACCGACACCCACGTCGTTCACGAGCGCGACGACCCGACTGTCATGGGCGGGGTCGTCGAATCGAGCGAGCAGGCCTACGAGATGGCCGGCCTCGGCCCCGACGACCTCGACGTGGCCGAGCTTCACGACATGTTCACGATTCTGGAGTTCCTCCAGCTAGAGGGCATCGGCGTCGCAGACCAGGGCACGGCCTGGGAGCTGGCAATGGATGGCGCGACCGCCAAGGACGGCGACCTGCCCATCAACACCTCCGGGGGCCTCAAGTCCAAGGGCCACCCGCTGGGGGCCAGCGGCGTCGCGCAGGGCGTCGAAATATACGAACAGCTCGTCGGCGAGGCCGGGCCGCGGCAGGTCGAGGCCGACACCGCCCTGGCGTGTAACGTCGGCGGCTTCGGCAACTGTGTCATCACCACCATCATGGAGGCCGCAGAATGA